A portion of the Rhodococcus pseudokoreensis genome contains these proteins:
- a CDS encoding serine/threonine-protein kinase encodes MAEYDPTATQRDLTPGIAAELAAAGFDDAQEIGRGGFGVVYRCLQPSLDRIVAVKVLTADLDQDNVERFIREQRAMGRLSGHPNIANILQVGATASGQPYLVMHLHAHGSLASRIHRSGPIGWDEAVRLGVKVAGALETAHRIGTVHRDVKPANILLTDYGEPQLTDFGIARIAGGFETSTRAVVGSPAFTAPEVLEGGPPTPASDVYGLGATLFCAITGHAAFERRSGEQVVAQFLRITSQPIPDMRGADIPDDVCAAIERAMSRDPASRAATAIEFGEQLREAELRNGLPVDEMALPADLGTRPPTEHRRASLRTASGGTDLMTTGGRHYAVTTGPPPAPSTRFRPPTPTRQLVERRHLLDTLRAGQRRRLTVIHAPAGFGKSTLAAQWGDVLTGEGVSVAWLTVDHDDNNVVWFLSHLVEAIRRVRSTLARNLVQALEEHGDEAEQYVLSSLINEIHARDERVVVVIDDWHRVTDATTRGALGFLLDNGCHHIQVVVASRTRAGLPMSRMRVRDELVEIDYTALRFDDNEARSFLVDLGGLDLDIEDVTDLRDSTDGWVAALQLAYLSLRGRDDPAELIGHLSGRHHAIGEFLAENVLDTLEPEILDFLLTTSVTERISGSLAAALAQVPRGQALLEVVEERDLFLRRVDEDGVWFRYNHVFAEFLRRRLERDHPERIDELHRTASAWFADHELLGEAVDHALLAGDQVRAVELVERDGMHLIEYSHMTTLLGMVAKLPPALTESRPWLQLAVAWANIMLHRALPAQRALDLVESTLDRVPSTDEIADLRVEVAVMRGVIRFRADRMDGANELVQACLPRLDTLRPWVVSSAANIATYRATYQFDFSEARRLQEWASEFHARTNGPYLVMHGHCFAGLAAFEQLDVVAAERSFRAGVRVARRLGGKHSEAARLADSLLGALLYERGEIDQAESLLDEGYELGGEGGLVEFKIPRYVLGARIKALRGDRIAAAQRLDEGARIAVTLSLPRLRANVENERVRLGLPLSSDIPVSPPTQHSSRRRPVDGIEALTAQIEEATAIRLLLDERSPDQAELACTWAQEWANRLEGRGAHRLLMQARRLLVACLAASGRIDEAKELLASIAAQCAELGLIRHLPDGGPHIVSLIAALREDQVAGKWCSDWTHVPAAFLVNMAKASSPQRL; translated from the coding sequence GTGGCCGAATACGATCCAACGGCGACGCAGCGTGATCTGACCCCGGGTATCGCCGCGGAGTTGGCTGCGGCGGGGTTCGACGATGCCCAGGAGATCGGACGAGGCGGCTTCGGCGTCGTCTACCGCTGTCTGCAGCCGTCCCTCGATCGCATCGTCGCGGTCAAGGTCCTCACTGCCGACCTGGATCAGGACAACGTCGAGCGGTTCATTCGGGAGCAACGGGCGATGGGTCGACTGTCCGGGCATCCGAACATCGCCAACATTCTGCAGGTCGGTGCGACCGCCAGCGGGCAGCCGTACCTCGTGATGCACCTTCACGCGCACGGATCTCTCGCTTCCCGAATTCACCGCTCCGGGCCGATAGGCTGGGACGAGGCGGTCCGGCTCGGAGTAAAGGTCGCGGGCGCGCTCGAGACTGCGCACCGGATCGGCACCGTGCATCGGGACGTCAAACCCGCGAACATCCTGCTCACGGACTACGGTGAGCCGCAGTTGACCGACTTCGGGATCGCACGCATCGCGGGTGGTTTCGAAACCTCCACGCGCGCGGTGGTCGGCTCACCGGCGTTCACCGCCCCCGAAGTGCTCGAGGGCGGACCCCCCACCCCGGCATCGGATGTGTACGGCCTCGGCGCGACTCTGTTCTGCGCGATCACCGGTCATGCCGCGTTCGAGCGCCGCAGCGGCGAACAGGTGGTGGCCCAATTCCTGCGGATCACCTCCCAGCCGATACCGGATATGCGTGGTGCGGACATTCCCGACGACGTCTGTGCTGCAATCGAGAGGGCGATGTCTCGGGACCCGGCCAGCCGCGCCGCGACCGCCATCGAGTTCGGGGAGCAATTGCGCGAGGCCGAACTCCGCAACGGCCTGCCCGTCGACGAGATGGCCCTGCCCGCCGACCTCGGCACTCGGCCCCCCACTGAACATCGCCGCGCCTCGCTCAGGACCGCGTCAGGCGGGACCGACCTGATGACGACGGGCGGCAGGCATTATGCGGTGACGACCGGGCCGCCGCCTGCGCCCTCGACCAGATTCCGTCCGCCCACGCCGACCCGGCAGCTGGTGGAGCGGAGACACCTGCTCGACACCCTGAGGGCCGGACAGCGGCGCCGGTTGACGGTCATTCATGCGCCGGCCGGATTCGGCAAGAGCACGCTTGCCGCGCAATGGGGGGACGTGCTGACCGGGGAGGGGGTGTCGGTTGCGTGGCTGACGGTCGATCACGATGACAACAACGTGGTGTGGTTCCTCTCGCATCTGGTCGAGGCGATCCGACGGGTACGCTCGACCCTGGCTCGCAACCTCGTGCAGGCGCTCGAGGAGCACGGCGACGAGGCCGAGCAGTACGTCCTGTCGTCGCTGATCAACGAGATCCATGCTCGCGATGAGCGGGTGGTGGTCGTGATCGACGACTGGCACCGGGTCACCGACGCCACGACACGAGGTGCCCTGGGGTTTCTGCTCGATAACGGCTGTCACCACATCCAGGTCGTCGTGGCAAGCCGCACGCGGGCCGGCCTTCCGATGAGCAGGATGCGTGTCCGTGACGAACTCGTCGAAATCGATTACACCGCATTACGTTTCGATGACAATGAGGCCCGCTCCTTCTTGGTCGATCTCGGCGGGCTGGACCTGGACATAGAGGATGTCACGGATCTGCGGGACTCGACGGACGGGTGGGTGGCGGCGTTGCAATTGGCGTACCTGTCACTACGAGGACGCGACGATCCCGCAGAGTTGATCGGGCACCTGTCGGGTCGGCATCACGCCATCGGCGAATTCCTCGCCGAGAACGTCCTCGACACGTTGGAACCGGAGATCCTCGATTTTCTGCTCACGACCTCGGTCACTGAGCGGATCAGTGGCAGTCTCGCGGCCGCGCTGGCGCAGGTGCCGCGTGGGCAGGCGCTACTCGAAGTAGTCGAGGAGCGGGATCTGTTCCTGCGACGGGTAGACGAGGACGGAGTGTGGTTCCGGTACAACCACGTGTTCGCCGAGTTCCTGCGACGACGACTCGAGCGTGATCACCCCGAGCGGATCGACGAGCTCCATCGCACGGCGTCGGCGTGGTTCGCCGATCACGAGTTGCTCGGAGAGGCCGTCGATCACGCGCTCCTGGCTGGGGATCAGGTCCGGGCCGTCGAACTCGTCGAGCGGGATGGGATGCACCTGATCGAGTATTCGCACATGACGACCCTCCTCGGGATGGTTGCGAAGCTTCCTCCCGCGCTCACCGAATCGCGTCCGTGGTTGCAACTCGCAGTGGCCTGGGCCAATATCATGCTACATCGGGCCTTACCTGCCCAACGGGCACTCGACCTTGTCGAATCAACGCTCGATCGTGTTCCCTCCACCGACGAGATCGCCGACCTGCGGGTGGAGGTGGCTGTGATGCGAGGCGTTATTCGGTTTCGCGCGGATCGAATGGACGGCGCGAATGAGTTGGTCCAGGCATGCCTGCCGCGGCTGGACACGTTGCGGCCGTGGGTTGTGTCGAGTGCCGCGAACATCGCAACCTATCGAGCGACATATCAGTTCGACTTCAGCGAAGCGCGCCGACTGCAGGAATGGGCCTCTGAATTTCATGCGCGAACCAACGGCCCGTATCTGGTGATGCACGGGCACTGTTTCGCCGGCCTTGCCGCCTTCGAACAACTCGATGTCGTGGCGGCAGAGCGCAGCTTCCGGGCGGGGGTGCGTGTGGCAAGGAGGTTGGGAGGTAAGCACTCGGAGGCCGCGCGCCTGGCCGATTCCCTCCTCGGCGCGCTGCTGTACGAGCGGGGTGAGATCGATCAGGCCGAAAGCTTGCTCGACGAAGGCTACGAGCTCGGGGGCGAGGGCGGCCTCGTGGAATTCAAGATCCCTCGGTATGTCCTCGGGGCGCGTATCAAGGCTCTGCGGGGCGACCGGATAGCGGCAGCGCAGCGGCTCGATGAAGGGGCGAGGATCGCTGTGACACTGTCTCTTCCGCGGCTGCGCGCCAACGTCGAGAACGAACGGGTCAGGTTGGGGCTTCCGCTGAGCTCCGACATACCGGTCTCACCGCCCACTCAACACTCCTCTCGTCGACGACCGGTCGACGGTATCGAGGCACTGACGGCACAGATCGAAGAAGCAACCGCCATCAGGCTGCTGCTCGATGAGCGTTCACCGGATCAGGCCGAGCTCGCCTGCACCTGGGCACAGGAGTGGGCGAACCGGCTCGAAGGCCGCGGTGCACACCGACTGTTGATGCAGGCCAGGAGACTGCTCGTGGCATGTTTGGCCGCCTCAGGCCGGATCGACGAAGCCAAGGAGCTGCTCGCCTCGATCGCAGCACAATGCGCCGAGCTAGGCCTCATCCGTCATCTTCCCGACGGTGGACCACACATCGTCTCGCTCATCGCGGCACTGAGGGAGGATCAGGTCGCCGGGAAATGGTGCAGCGATTGGACACACGTACCGGCCGCATTCCTCGTGAACATGGCGAAGGCCTCGTCGCCGCAGAGACTCTAG
- a CDS encoding helix-turn-helix transcriptional regulator produces MGKTRLALRVAADVAHTFTGGVRLVELGDVHDAGALVDTTLGCNGDDEAAATYLEEALVISYAHGESVNRALAHTALAVISEAGAPTRAADHLERALHLTRQLRSPVLAADLLHIAATLTADRHAERAAVLFEAAEAWQHHVGRIPTGATANRGDVHARTTLRLGEREHSQAQQRGRRFSLDQAMAYALGEQPDRDERCVRAGDLLTPREWQVAQLIRQGLTNKAIAKTLVISQRTAQGHVERILNKLGFTSRVHVAAWLTERDAVDPEAVLEVGFAGR; encoded by the coding sequence GTGGGGAAAACACGTCTGGCGTTGCGCGTGGCGGCAGACGTCGCGCACACGTTCACAGGCGGTGTCCGGCTCGTCGAACTCGGCGACGTGCACGACGCCGGGGCACTGGTCGATACCACCCTCGGTTGCAACGGCGACGACGAGGCTGCAGCCACCTACCTCGAAGAAGCCCTCGTAATCTCCTACGCACACGGCGAATCAGTGAACCGGGCACTTGCCCACACGGCCCTCGCTGTCATCTCCGAGGCGGGTGCACCCACACGGGCAGCTGATCACCTCGAGCGTGCGCTACATCTGACGCGGCAGCTGCGAAGTCCGGTTCTTGCAGCCGATCTTCTGCATATCGCCGCGACCCTCACCGCCGACCGCCACGCCGAACGCGCCGCCGTGTTGTTCGAAGCCGCAGAAGCATGGCAACACCATGTCGGCCGAATCCCCACCGGAGCAACGGCAAACCGCGGAGATGTGCACGCACGGACCACGCTGAGACTCGGCGAGCGGGAGCACTCCCAAGCGCAGCAGCGAGGGCGACGCTTCAGCCTCGACCAGGCCATGGCGTACGCACTCGGCGAACAACCCGACCGAGATGAGCGCTGCGTCCGCGCCGGTGATCTGTTGACCCCACGTGAGTGGCAGGTCGCCCAGCTGATCAGGCAGGGGTTGACCAACAAGGCGATCGCCAAAACTCTGGTCATTTCGCAGCGCACAGCTCAAGGCCACGTCGAGCGGATACTCAACAAGCTCGGATTCACCTCCCGCGTCCACGTTGCCGCATGGCTGACAGAGCGCGATGCCGTCGACCCCGAGGCGGTCCTGGAAGTCGGCTTTGCCGGGAGGTGA
- a CDS encoding helix-turn-helix transcriptional regulator, with product MTMHAELRRILDLLHSERVDDRAARLRAASALERVLLAGVHADSCVHTDLPVRADTARPSVHDEPLTGREHEILGMMADGASNAEIGRDLYISRNTVRFHVSNILRKMSVTNRTAAVARMTTGIGVR from the coding sequence ATGACGATGCACGCCGAGCTGAGGCGAATCCTCGACCTACTCCACTCTGAGCGCGTGGATGACCGGGCGGCACGCCTTCGTGCCGCATCGGCGCTGGAGAGGGTCCTGCTCGCCGGTGTCCACGCCGATTCGTGTGTGCACACCGACCTCCCGGTCCGCGCCGATACCGCGCGCCCCTCCGTTCACGACGAGCCGTTGACCGGTCGCGAGCACGAGATACTGGGAATGATGGCCGATGGTGCATCGAACGCAGAAATTGGTCGCGACCTCTACATTTCGAGAAACACGGTCCGGTTTCACGTCAGCAACATACTGCGCAAGATGTCGGTGACCAATCGCACCGCGGCGGTGGCGAGAATGACAACCGGCATCGGCGTGCGCTGA
- a CDS encoding cupin domain-containing protein, with protein MAEHDKPVVTRKGQEAQNTGQSGGAVRVSGVSVQHTPATKIWFGKVFNEPGYRSLPHHHGEAETGGYVLAGKARIYFGENFSEYIDMSEGDFVFVPPFMPHVEANMSTTEELIWLTTRTPENIVVNLPEVDDSSLAGYVRVGTHAEAH; from the coding sequence ATGGCCGAACACGACAAGCCGGTAGTCACTCGCAAGGGACAGGAAGCGCAGAACACGGGCCAATCCGGTGGCGCCGTGCGTGTCTCCGGGGTCAGCGTCCAGCACACGCCGGCCACGAAGATTTGGTTCGGGAAAGTCTTCAACGAGCCCGGATATCGATCCCTGCCGCACCATCACGGTGAGGCCGAAACCGGCGGGTACGTTCTGGCCGGCAAGGCGCGAATCTACTTCGGTGAAAACTTTAGCGAGTACATCGACATGTCCGAAGGGGACTTCGTCTTCGTCCCACCGTTCATGCCGCACGTTGAAGCCAACATGAGTACCACCGAGGAACTCATCTGGCTCACCACCCGCACGCCCGAGAACATCGTCGTCAATCTGCCCGAGGTCGACGACAGCTCGCTCGCCGGATACGTCCGAGTCGGCACCCACGCAGAGGCGCACTGA
- a CDS encoding MaoC/PaaZ C-terminal domain-containing protein yields the protein MTINDVSTAARVIGQPDRWWEDLDLGDVLRGPGMTVTDAHLVQWAGLTCDIVSLHLDEEYAAGTQFGQRIAHGPFTLSLALGLTTQTGYFNNVVAWLGLDEVRAVRPVLIGDTLHPEAELIAARPTKKPDQGIWSFAYSALNQRGEAVMTFRSSFMIRRRPELLH from the coding sequence ATGACAATCAACGACGTCAGCACTGCCGCCCGAGTGATCGGGCAGCCCGATCGCTGGTGGGAGGACCTCGACCTGGGGGACGTACTCCGCGGCCCCGGCATGACTGTCACCGACGCACACCTGGTGCAGTGGGCGGGGCTGACCTGCGACATCGTCTCCCTGCACCTCGACGAGGAGTACGCCGCCGGCACCCAGTTCGGGCAGCGGATCGCGCACGGACCGTTCACGCTCTCGCTCGCCCTGGGGCTGACGACCCAGACCGGCTACTTCAACAACGTCGTCGCCTGGCTCGGCCTCGACGAGGTGCGCGCCGTGCGTCCGGTGCTCATCGGCGACACCCTGCATCCCGAAGCCGAGCTCATTGCCGCCCGCCCCACCAAGAAGCCCGACCAGGGCATCTGGTCCTTCGCCTACAGCGCACTCAATCAGCGAGGCGAAGCGGTGATGACCTTCCGTAGCAGCTTCATGATTCGCCGACGCCCCGAATTGCTTCACTGA